A DNA window from Camelina sativa cultivar DH55 chromosome 17, Cs, whole genome shotgun sequence contains the following coding sequences:
- the LOC104759488 gene encoding uncharacterized protein LOC104759488, translating into MAQPAEKAFGVTHIKSYIPLVLDMQKMNYDAWRELFEIHCLSFSVAGHLDGTSIPANPQDTAWKERDGLVKMWIYGTISPSLLDTVLKSRCTARELWITIENLFRDNKEARAIQLENELRSFTIGDLSVHDYCQKLKTISDLLANVDSPVTKRSLVIHLLNGLSEKFDNIHNVIKHKTPFPSFDAARSMLILEEDRLNKPSKHVASSPLGTSTPHLLYTDAGPSTPPSYPATNTCSSSQPHFSPQPTHEHQNRGRGHGRHNGYRGRGRNKSHHNINNSWMPQQPSYWPAPPQQQQ; encoded by the coding sequence ATGGCTCAACCGGCAGAGAAAGCTTTTGGTGTGACCCATATCAAGTCTTACATTCCTTTGGTCCTTGATATGCAGAAGATGAACTATGATGCGTGGCGTGAACTTTTCGAGATTCACTGTCTCAGCTTCAGCGTCGCGGGTCATCTCGATGGAACCTCGATTCCTGCAAATCCTCAAGACACTGCGTGGAAGGAGCGTGATGGTCTTGTCAAAATGTGGATCTATGGAACGATCTCTCCTTCCCTCCTCGACACGGTTCTGAAATCGCGTTGCACTGCTCGTGAGCTGTGGATTACTATTGAGAATCTGTTTCGTGATAACAAGGAGGCCAGAGCAATTCAACTGGAGAATGAGTTGAGGTCCTTCACGATTGGTGATCTGTCGGTTCATGACTATTGTCAAAAACTCAAGACTATCTCTGATCTGTTGGCTAATGTCGATTCTCCAGTCACTAAGCGATCGTTGGTGATACATCTGTTGAATGGCCTTTCTGAGAAATTTGACAATATTCACAATGTCATCAAACACAAGACCCCGTTCCCTTCGTTTGATGCTGCTCGGTCTATGTTGATTCTGGAGGAGGATCGTCTCAACAAACCCTCCAAACATGTCGCATCTTCACCGCTTGGAACCTCTACACCTCATCTGCTCTACACCGACGCAGGACCATCCACACCTCCTTCATATCCTGCGACTAACACATGCAGTTCCTCTCAGCCACACTTCTCTCCTCAACCCACTCATGAACATCAAAACAGAGGACGAGGTCATGGTCGTCACAACGGGTATCGTGGTCGTGGCCGAAACAAATCTCACCATAACATCAACAATTCATGGATGCCACAACAACCATCATATTGGCCTGCTccgcctcaacagcaacaataG
- the LOC104757231 gene encoding apoptosis inhibitor 5-like protein API5 isoform X2 encodes MSELCPEDAKLIEKLYEFDERLSQSTDKSQNVQDYEGIIELSKTNIKIKQLGAQLIPRYFKFFTSLATEAFDAYMDIIDEVEVGVRVQAIRGLPLFCKDTPEFISKIIDVLVQCLNTEELVERDAVHKAFMSLFRQDKKASLTALFKHTEASLSTDEQIREKVLHFLRDKVFPLKGELLKPQEEMERHITDLIKKSLGDVTGEEFNMFMDFLTSLSIFGGKAPQERMQELVEVIEGQADLDSQFNVSDTDHIDRFISCLQTALPFFVRGAPGTKFLNYLNMNIMPAFDKLPEERKLNLLRALAEMSPYTTAQVARQILPSIVQLLKKYMTARKTGEEMNFTYVECLLYVLHHLAHKAPNATNSLCGYKIVTGQPSDRLGEDFSEFHKEFTERLTSVEDLTKATMKKLTQGMSEHNKAMSAAKTDEEKSIVKTKKQNITTGLRTCNNILAMTKVLHAKAPSFIGDTSITLSWKEATKPLASTTPTGGKRPANGAVNNVGAKKARVQSHQVVNKASEGKSYGGGRGSHGGRGQGRRGGGGGRGRGRRGYW; translated from the exons ATGTCAGAACTGTGTCCCGAAGATGCTAAGCTTATCGAGAAGCTTTATGAGTTTGACGAGCGCTTAAGCCAGTCTACGGACAAGTCTCAG AATGTTCAAGACTATGAAGGGATTATTGAATTGTCTAAGACGAACATCAAGATCAAGCAGCTTGGAGCGCAGCTCATTCCACGCTACTTTAAGTTCTTTACTAGTCTCGCAACAGAAGCTTTTGATGCCTACATGGATATTATCGACGAAGTGGAAGTTGGG GTACGTGTTCAAGCCATCCGCGGGCTTCCATTGTTCTGCAAGGATACACCTGAGTTTATATCTAAGATAATCGATGTTCTTGTACAGTGTCTAAATACTG AGGAATTGGTGGAGCGTGATGCTGTGCACAAGGCTTTCATGTCATTATTTCGGCAGGATAAAAAGG CATCTTTGACTGCATTGTTTAAGCATACCGAGGCCAGTCTTAGTACTGATGAGCAAATCCGTGAAAAGGTCTTACACTTTCTCAGAGATAAG GTTTTCCCTCTTAAAGGAGAATTGTTAAAGCCTCAAGAGGAAATGGAAAGACATATAACTGATTTAATCAAAAAG AGCCTTGGGGATGTAACTGGAGAAGAATTCAATATGTTTATGGATTTCTTGACAAGCTTGAGTATATTTGGAGGGAAAGCTCCTCAAGAAAGAATGCAAGAGCTTGTAGAAGTTATTGAAGGACAGGCCGATTTGGATTCACAGTTTAAT GTTTCAGATACAGATCATATTGATAGGTTTATATCATGCCTGCAAACGGCTCTTCCTTTCTTTGTG AGAGGTGCCCCAGGTACCAAGTTTCTTAACTACTTGAACATGAATATCATGCCTGCTTTTGACAAG CTGCCAGAAGAGAGGAAGCTTAATTTGCTCAGAGCTCTTGCTGAGATGTCACCATACACAACAGCTCAGGTAGCACGTCAGATACTGCCCTCAATAGTTCAGCTCTTAAAG AAATATATGACTGCCAGGAAAACTGGTGAAGAAATGAACTTCACATATGTGGAGTGCCTATTATACGTACTTCATCACTTAGCGCACAAG GCTCCAAATGCAACAAACAGTTTGTGCGGGTACAAGATAGTGACCGGACAGCCATCAGATAGACTTGGGGAGGACTTTTCCGAGTTTCACAAGGAATTCACTGAGAG ATTGACCAGTGTTGAGGATCTAACCAAGGCAACGATGAAGAAACTGACTCAAGGAATGTCTGAGCACAACAAAGCCATGTCAGCTGCTAAGACAGATGAAGAGAAGTCAATCGTG aaaacaaagaagcaaaatatAACAACTGGACTCAGGACCTGCAATAACATATTGGCAATGACAAAG GTGTTACATGCAAAAGCGCCTTCCTTCATTGGAGACACTAGTATTACCCTTTCGTGGAAAGAAGCCACTAAGCCGTTAGCCTCAACGACACCAACTGG AGGGAAACGGCCTGCAAATGGAGCCGTTAACAACGTGGGTGCAAAGAAGGCACGTGTGCAGAGTCATCAGGTTGTGAACAAAGCATCGGAGGGAAAGTCATACGGTGGTGGTAGAGGCAGTCACGGAGGTCGAGGCCAGGGAAGACGGGGTGGTGGTGGAGGCCGTGGCCGTGGAAGAAGAGGCTACtggtaa
- the LOC104757231 gene encoding apoptosis inhibitor 5-like protein API5 isoform X1 — MSELCPEDAKLIEKLYEFDERLSQSTDKSQNVQDYEGIIELSKTNIKIKQLGAQLIPRYFKFFTSLATEAFDAYMDIIDEVEVGVRVQAIRGLPLFCKDTPEFISKIIDVLVQCLNTEELVERDAVHKAFMSLFRQDKKASLTALFKHTEASLSTDEQIREKVLHFLRDKVFPLKGELLKPQEEMERHITDLIKKSLGDVTGEEFNMFMDFLTSLSIFGGKAPQERMQELVEVIEGQADLDSQFNVSDTDHIDRFISCLQTALPFFVRGAPGTKFLNYLNMNIMPAFDKLPEERKLNLLRALAEMSPYTTAQVARQILPSIVQLLKKYMTARKTGEEMNFTYVECLLYVLHHLAHKAPNATNSLCGYKIVTGQPSDRLGEDFSEFHKEFTERLTSVEDLTKATMKKLTQGMSEHNKAMSAAKTDEEKSIVKTKKQNITTGLRTCNNILAMTKVLHAKAPSFIGDTSITLSWKEATKPLASTTPTGGKRPANGAVNNVGAKKARVQSHQVVNKASEGKSYGGGRGSHGGRGQGRRGGGGGRGRGRRGYW, encoded by the exons ATGTCAGAACTGTGTCCCGAAGATGCTAAGCTTATCGAGAAGCTTTATGAGTTTGACGAGCGCTTAAGCCAGTCTACGGACAAGTCTCAG AATGTTCAAGACTATGAAGGGATTATTGAATTGTCTAAGACGAACATCAAGATCAAGCAGCTTGGAGCGCAGCTCATTCCACGCTACTTTAAGTTCTTTACTAGTCTCGCAACAGAAGCTTTTGATGCCTACATGGATATTATCGACGAAGTGGAAGTTGGG GTACGTGTTCAAGCCATCCGCGGGCTTCCATTGTTCTGCAAGGATACACCTGAGTTTATATCTAAGATAATCGATGTTCTTGTACAGTGTCTAA ATACTG AGGAATTGGTGGAGCGTGATGCTGTGCACAAGGCTTTCATGTCATTATTTCGGCAGGATAAAAAGG CATCTTTGACTGCATTGTTTAAGCATACCGAGGCCAGTCTTAGTACTGATGAGCAAATCCGTGAAAAGGTCTTACACTTTCTCAGAGATAAG GTTTTCCCTCTTAAAGGAGAATTGTTAAAGCCTCAAGAGGAAATGGAAAGACATATAACTGATTTAATCAAAAAG AGCCTTGGGGATGTAACTGGAGAAGAATTCAATATGTTTATGGATTTCTTGACAAGCTTGAGTATATTTGGAGGGAAAGCTCCTCAAGAAAGAATGCAAGAGCTTGTAGAAGTTATTGAAGGACAGGCCGATTTGGATTCACAGTTTAAT GTTTCAGATACAGATCATATTGATAGGTTTATATCATGCCTGCAAACGGCTCTTCCTTTCTTTGTG AGAGGTGCCCCAGGTACCAAGTTTCTTAACTACTTGAACATGAATATCATGCCTGCTTTTGACAAG CTGCCAGAAGAGAGGAAGCTTAATTTGCTCAGAGCTCTTGCTGAGATGTCACCATACACAACAGCTCAGGTAGCACGTCAGATACTGCCCTCAATAGTTCAGCTCTTAAAG AAATATATGACTGCCAGGAAAACTGGTGAAGAAATGAACTTCACATATGTGGAGTGCCTATTATACGTACTTCATCACTTAGCGCACAAG GCTCCAAATGCAACAAACAGTTTGTGCGGGTACAAGATAGTGACCGGACAGCCATCAGATAGACTTGGGGAGGACTTTTCCGAGTTTCACAAGGAATTCACTGAGAG ATTGACCAGTGTTGAGGATCTAACCAAGGCAACGATGAAGAAACTGACTCAAGGAATGTCTGAGCACAACAAAGCCATGTCAGCTGCTAAGACAGATGAAGAGAAGTCAATCGTG aaaacaaagaagcaaaatatAACAACTGGACTCAGGACCTGCAATAACATATTGGCAATGACAAAG GTGTTACATGCAAAAGCGCCTTCCTTCATTGGAGACACTAGTATTACCCTTTCGTGGAAAGAAGCCACTAAGCCGTTAGCCTCAACGACACCAACTGG AGGGAAACGGCCTGCAAATGGAGCCGTTAACAACGTGGGTGCAAAGAAGGCACGTGTGCAGAGTCATCAGGTTGTGAACAAAGCATCGGAGGGAAAGTCATACGGTGGTGGTAGAGGCAGTCACGGAGGTCGAGGCCAGGGAAGACGGGGTGGTGGTGGAGGCCGTGGCCGTGGAAGAAGAGGCTACtggtaa
- the LOC104757232 gene encoding uncharacterized protein LOC104757232 isoform X1 → MSLSLISDSIHLICADLRLLRQSPSRSFSLSLRSKQFSVHQLSQISRSIKVTARDGAMETTTTAEETVSGGVPNNTMKLLFVEMGVGYDQHGQDVTSAAMKACKNAISSNSIPAFRRGSIPGVSFGEMKLQIKLGVPRSLHHQLDLDKVKSIFPYGKIVNVEVVDGGLICSSGVLVEEMGDKNEDCYIVNVAVYVGY, encoded by the exons ATgtctctttctttgatttctgaTTCGATTCATCTTATCTGCGCCGATCTCCGTCTCCTCCGTCAATCTCCGTCGCGgtcattttctctctctttacgTAGCAAGCAGTTCTCTGTTCACCAGTTATCTCAGATCTCACGCTCGATCAAAGTCACGGCGAGAGACGGCGCTATGGAGACGACAACGACGGCGGAGGAGACAGTTTCAGGCGGTGTTCCTAACAACACGATGAAGTTATTGTTCGTTGAGATGGGTGTAGGTTACGATCAGCACGG GCAAGACGTGACATCTGCGGCGATGAAGGCTTGTAAAAATGCGATTTCTTCTAATTCGATTCCTGCTTTTAGGAGAG GTTCGATTCCTGGAGTTTCATTTGGAGAAATGAAGTTGCAGATTAAGCTTGGAGTGCCTCGTTCTCTTCATCACCAACTTGATCTCGACAAGGTTAAGTCTATCTTCCCATA CGGGAAGATTGTTAATGTGGAAGTGGTGGATGGAGGACTGATTTGCTCCAGCGGCGTCCTAGTCGAAGAAATGGGTGATAAAAACGAAGATTGCTACATTGTGAATGTCGCAGTTTACGTCGGCTACTag
- the LOC104757232 gene encoding uncharacterized protein LOC104757232 isoform X2, with the protein MSLSLISDSIHLICADLRLRQSPSRSFSLSSRSKQFSIHQLSQISRSIKVTARGDGAMETTTAKETVSGGVPNNTMKLLFVEMGVGYDQHGQDVTSAAMKACKNAISSNSIPAFRRGSIPGVSFGEMKLQIKLGVPRSLHHQLDLDKVKSIFPYGKIVNVEVVDGGLICSSGVLVEEMGDKNEDCYIVNVAVYVGY; encoded by the exons ATgtctctttctttgatttctgaTTCGATTCATCTAATCTGCGCCGATCTTCGTCTCCGTCAATCTCCGTCGCGgtcattttctctctcttcccgTAGTAAGCAGTTCTCTATCCACCAGTTATCTCAGATCTCACGCTCGATCAAAGTCACGGCAAGAGGAGACGGCGCTATGGAGACGACGACGGCGAAGGAGACAGTTTCAGGCGGTGTTCCTAACAACACGATGAAGCTATTGTTCGTTGAGATGGGTGTAGGTTACGATCAACACGG GCAAGACGTGACATCTGCGGCGATGAAGGCTTGTAAAAATGCGATTTCTTCTAATTCGATTCCTGCTTTTAGGAGAG GTTCGATTCCTGGAGTTTCATTTGGAGAAATGAAGTTGCAGATTAAGCTTGGAGTGCCTCGTTCTCTTCATCACCAACTTGATCTCGACAAGGTTAAGTCTATCTTCCCATA CGGGAAGATTGTTAATGTGGAAGTGGTGGATGGAGGACTGATTTGCTCCAGCGGCGTCCTAGTCGAAGAAATGGGTGATAAAAACGAAGATTGCTACATTGTGAATGTCGCAGTTTACGTCGGCTACTag
- the LOC104757233 gene encoding uncharacterized protein LOC104757233, with the protein MKGNKKINSIFDVSASQEVYLQRCGFAIPGQPPSDSEPSVGVSQPPLNDGTAYHPASSDDSETDSVIGSGYNEEVAVESEAIRFVSPEESTEEEDATDPTVEVAAEKQSDVSIDDERFGKKKLKIPLRDVVKAIVMNSKNTEAEEDEDKEIEKMSCVQILLQKGFKF; encoded by the coding sequence ATGAAAGGGAATAAGAAGATTAATTCGATCTTTGATGTATCTGCGTCTCAGGAGGTTTATCTACAGAGATGTGGCTTTGCCATACCAGGTCAACCTCCTTCAGATTCCGAGCCCTCCGTCGGAGTCTCGCAGCCACCGTTAAACGACGGAACCGCATATCACCCTGCGTCGTCCGATGATTCAGAGACGGATAGTGTAATCGGTTCGGGCTACAATGAGGAGGTTGCAGTGGAGAGTGAAGCGATTCGATTCGTCTCCCCGGAGGAAAGCACGGAGGAGGAAGATGCTACAGATCCGACCGTCGAGGTCGCGGCGGAGAAGCAGAGTGATGTTTCTATAGATGATGAGAGGTTTGGGAAGAAGAAACTTAAGATTCCTTTGAGGGATGTTGTGAAAGCCATAGTTATGAATTCGAAGAACACAGAGgcagaagaagacgaagacaaagagattgagaagatgAGCTGCGTTCAAATCCTCTTGCAAAAAGGATTCAAATTTTAA
- the LOC104759489 gene encoding protein trichome birefringence-like 38, which produces HQQASSQKPKTLDSIICFIKKKKGSKLISLFLLFLPLLTVTILSGAEQAFASDKTVLLVNGHNSTAGSGDGGMSSLRGKKQRRASGCNLFQGRWVFDASYPFYDSSTCPFIDGEFDCLKFGRPDKQFLKYSWQPESCAIPRFDGAAFLRKYRGKRIMFVGDSLSLNMWESLGCMIHASVPNAKTTFTKRTPLSSLTFQEYGVTLNLYRTPYIVDIAKEKVGRVLNLGAIDGGAGVWKNTDVLVFNSWHWWTHKGQSQGWDYIRDGSSLVRDMNRLDAFYKGLSTWARWVDQNVDTTKTRVFFQGISPTHYEGREWNEPRKSCSGQMQPLGGSSYPSGQPPAAGVVSKVLSSMKKPVFLLDITTLSQLRKDAHPSSYGGDGGTDCSHWCLPGLPDTWNQLLYAALSM; this is translated from the exons CATCAACAAGCTTCCTCACAAAAACCCAAAACCTTAGATAgtattatttgtttcataaaaaaaaaaaagggttccaaactcatctctctctttcttctttttcttccactTCTAACAGTCACAATCTTGTCGGGGGCCGAGCAGGCCTTTGCTTCGGACAAGACAGTACTCCTTGTGAACGGCCACAACAGCACCGCGGGTTCGGGCGACGGTGGGATGTCGTCACTGAGAgggaagaagcagagaagagcATCAGGATGTAACTTGTTCCAAGGCCGATGGGTGTTCGATGCTTCTTACCCTTTCTACGATTCGTCCACGTGTCCTTTCATCGACGGCGAGTTTGACTGTCTCAAGTTCGGCCGACCAGACAAACAGTTCCTCAAGTACTCTTGGCAACCTGAGTCTTGCGCCATACCAAG GTTCGACGGTGCGGCGTTTCTGAGGAAATACAGAGGGAAGCGAATCATGTTCGTGGGAGACTCACTGAGTCTAAACATGTGGGAATCGTTGGGCTGTATGATCCATGCGTCGGTACCAAACGCCAAGACCACTTTTACCAAGCGTACCCCACTCTCTTCTCTCACTTTCCAG GAATATGGAGTGACGTTAAACTTATACAGAACGCCGTACATAGTGGATATAGCGAAAGAGAAAGTTGGGCGTGTGCTTAACCTTGGTGCCATTGATGGAGGTGCGGGTGTTTGGAAAAACACGGACGTTCTTGTTTTCAACTCTTGGCATTGGTGGACTCATAAAGGCCAATCTCAAGG GTGGGACTATATTCGAGATGGGTCGTCTTTGGTGAGGGACATGAACCGTCTTGATGCTTTCTATAAAGGACTCAGCACTTGGGCTCGATGGGTTGATCAAAACGTTGATACAACGAAAACTCGAGTTTTCTTCCAAGGCATTTCTCCCACTCATTACGA GGGAAGGGAATGGAACGAGCCAAGGAAGAGTTGTAGTGGGCAAATGCAACCGTTAGGTGGATCAAGTTACCCAAGTGGTCAGCCACCAGCTGCAGGAGTTGTATCCAAAGTATTGAGTTCAATGAAAAAGCCAGTGTTCTTGCTTGACATCACAACTTTGTCTCAATTGAGAAAAGATGCTCATCCATCTTCTTATGGTGGCGATGGAGGAACAGATTGCAGCCATTGGTGCCTCCCCGGGTTGCCTGATACTTGGAACCAACTTCTCTACGCAGCGCTTTCCATGTGA